In Alphaproteobacteria bacterium, the following proteins share a genomic window:
- a CDS encoding ABC transporter substrate-binding protein, with protein ATINVNPSSQYWPNWTKFPFSLTGWTHRPLAVMLLALAYKSGVPWNESNYSNAEFDEILAQAEGVLDAKERSLLVKRLEEIMQEDGPLVQSWWRDQYSAYDKRLLGFTQHPTAYWSLEEYALGS; from the coding sequence CGCGACCATCAACGTCAATCCGTCGTCGCAGTACTGGCCGAACTGGACCAAGTTCCCGTTCAGCCTGACCGGCTGGACCCATCGTCCGCTGGCGGTGATGCTGCTGGCCCTGGCCTACAAGTCCGGTGTGCCGTGGAACGAATCGAACTACTCCAATGCGGAGTTCGACGAGATCCTGGCCCAGGCCGAAGGCGTCCTCGACGCCAAGGAGCGGTCGCTGCTGGTCAAGCGTCTGGAAGAGATCATGCAGGAGGACGGACCGCTGGTTCAGTCCTGGTGGCGTGATCAGTACAGCGCCTATGACAAGCGGCTGCTGGGCTTCACCCAGCACCCGACCGCTTACTGGTCGCTGGAGGAATACGCTCTCGGGTCCTGA